ACGCTGATCTTTGGCTGGAACGTGATCATGACATGGCGCCGTCGTCCGGCGACGTACACGGTCCCCGTCGTCGAGGCGGCGCCGCTCAGCAAGACGTACGTGCCGGCACCGTCGGCCGCGCCCCGCGGCGTCTATGCCTCATTCACCGGCGCCCAGTGGCACCGGAAATGGGAGCGGGCGCCGATGCTGTTCACCGTGCTCACCGTGCTCGCCGTCGTGGTCGCGTCGCTATTCGAGATCATCCCGACGTTCCTCATCAAGTCCAACGTGCCGACCATCGCCTCGGTGAAGCCGTACACGCCGCTGGAGCTGGCCGGTCGCGACATCTACATCGCCGAGGGCTGCTTCAACTGCCACTCGCAGATGGTACGGCCCTTCCGCTACGAGACCGAGCGCTTCGGTGAATACTCCAAGCCGGGCGAGTCGGTCTACGATCATCCGTTCCTGTGGGGCTCGCGCCGCATCGGTCCGGATCTGGCGCGCGAAGGCGGCAAGTATCCCGATCTCTGGCACGTGCGGCACTTCGAGAATCCACGCACGGTCGTCGCGAAGTCCATCATGCCGTCCTACGCACAGTTCCTCACGAAGACCATCGACTTCGAGCAGATCCAGTCTCGGGTCGACGCCATGGTCATGCTGGGTGTCCCGTACGGCGAAGCCGTGAACTCGGCGCCGGCGATGGCGCGGGCGCAGGCCAAGTCCATTGGCGCCGCCATCGTGGAGCAGGGCGGTCCGCAGGGTTTGGAGGACAAGCAGATCGTGGCAATCACCGCATATCTGCAACGCCTGGGCATGGACATCAAGGCGTCGAAGACAGCCTCCGCGGGAACGCCCTGATGAAACTCTCCGACATCATGGGTAACGCCGGGCTGTCGATGTACGCGCAGGTGGCCCTGCTGATCTTCTTCGCGGTATTCATCGCCATCATCATCCGCACGTGGGCGCCGTCCCGGCGCGGCGAACTGCAGGAAGCCGCGATGCTTCCGCTCAACGACGAACTTCCCGTGGTGCGGTCGTCCGCCGCACCACGCGCCCAGGAGGGCTGACCCATGGCCTCGAACGACAAGAAGAACAACGACCCGCAGGTGATGGAGCACGAATACGACGGCATTCAGGAGTACGACAATCCGATGCCGCGGTGGTGGCTGCTCACGTTTGCCGCCACGGTGATTTTTTCCATCATCTACTACTTCAACGTCGGGCCGGTGGGCAATGGCAAGGGCCGCATTGCCGACTACGAAGCCGATATGGCGGCGTTTGCCGCGGCGCATCCGGCACCGACGGGGGGACCATCGATTGATCGCCTGCTGGCGCTCACCAAGGACCCCAAGGAAGTGGCCGAGGGTAAGGAGGTATTCACCAAGAACTGCGTGTCCTGTCACCGCCCCGATGGAGGCGGATTGATTGGCCCCAATCTCACCGACAACTATTGGATTCACGGCGCGACGCTGGACAGCATGTACTCTACCGTGACCAACGGTGTACTGGCCAAGGGCATGCCGCCCTGGGGCAAGATACTCAAGCCGGAAGACATGGAACGCGTGGTCGCGTACGTCGTGACCCTGCGCGGGACCAATCCGGCCAACCCGAAGGCTCCGCAAGGAGTGCTTGTTCAACCGTGAGTGTACGTGATCTCGCCGTGAGTGACGTGTGACTACCACTGCAGCACCAAGCGCCGGCCGACGTGTTCTGCCGACGATGAACGAAGACGGAACGCGCCGCTGGATCCGCCCCAAGCCCTCGCACGGCAAATGGTGGAACCGGCGGCGCGCGGTCGCCTATGCCCTGATGGTGCTCTTCTTCGCCGCGCCCCATCTGCGATTTCTGGGCAAGCCAATTTTCCTGATGGATTTGCCGCGCCGTCAGTTCACGCTGATGGGCTACACCTTCCTGCCCACGGATACCCTGCTGTTCATGCTGGTGCTGGGCAGCGGCGTTATTGGAATTTTTCTGCTCACGGCGTTCTTCGGGCGGGCATGGTGCGGGTGGGCCTGCCCGCAAACCGTGTATCTCGAATATCTGTTTCGTCCCATCGGTCGCTGGTTCGATGGCGGCTATACCGGCTCGCGCAATCTTGACAAGCAGCACGCGTGGTTTACGCCGCGGCGCATCGCCAAGTACATCACATTCTTCCTGCTGTCGCTGTTTGTGTCGCATACCCTGCTGGCATTTTTCGTCGGCACCGAAAATCTCTATCACTGGGTGGGCACCTCACCGTCCGCGCATCCCACGGCCTTCTTTTTCGTGGTGGTGTTCACGGGGATCGTGTGGTTCAACTTCACCTACTTCCGTGAACAGACCTGTCTCATCGTCTGCCCGTACGGGCGCTGGCAGTCGGCGCTGATCGACCGGCAATCGGTGATCGTCGCCTACGATTACGTGCGCGGTGAGCCGCGCGGGCATCTGGTCCACGACCGCGATCCGAAGGCCGGTGACTGCATCGACTGCGGCGCGTGTGTGCAGACGTGTCCCACCGGCATCGACATCCGCAACGGGCTGCAGATGGAATGCGTGCATTGCACGCAGTGCATCGACGCCTGTGATGACGTCATGAAGCGGGTCGGCAAGCCCACCGGTCTCATCCGGTATTCCTCGCAGGATGCCATTGCCGGCAAACCGCGCAAACTGCTGCGGTTGCGCACGGTGCTGTATCCCTCGGTGCTGGTCATCCTGTTGGGCGGTCTCGCCGCCGCACTCATCATGAAGGCACCCGCCGACGTGACGGTGTTGCGCGCCGTTGACGCACCCTTCACGGAAGAAGCCGACGGCCGCGTATCCAACCAGATCCGGATCAAGATCACCAATCGACGCGGCAACGATCAGCAGTATGGGCTGGTGTTCGGGGGACTCGAGGGAACCGACGTCGACAAGTCCGAGATCACCGTCGTCGCCCCGGAGAATCCATTGATCGTCAAGGCCGGCGCCACGCGCACCACCAGTGTCTTTGTCCTGCTGCCGCGCAAGGCATTCGTCAACGGTGAGCGTCGCATCACCATCAATTTCACCGACAGCAAGGCGTACACCGAGACGGTCAACTATCGACTGCTGGGTCCCTCCAACGGCAGCAATCGATGAAGCCCGGCATGGGATGGCCCATCGGTATTGTGGCAATACTCAGCATCACCGTGATTGCCAACCTGGTGGTCATGCGGGTCGCCAACAACGATCCGTCGTTTGCCATCGAGCCGGACTACTACAAAAAGGCGGTGGCCTTCGACTCCACCATCGCCGAAGAGCGACGCAGCGCCACGCTGGGCTGGACCGCCACATCCACGATTGTCGCCGGCGACTCGGCCGGTCGGCCGATGCTCACCGTGACACTGCTGGACGCGCAACAGCGGCCGGTGCAGGGTGCCACGGTGTCCGTCGTGGCGCTGGCCAACATTCGCTCCAATGACCTGGTTTCCGCCACGCTCACGGAGGTCGCGCCGGGTCGCTACCAGTCGCTGCTGGCGGCCCACGTCGCAGGACAGTGGGAAGTACGCGTTGACGCGGTGCGCGGCACCGATCATTTCGTGGCCAGTACCCGCACCGACGTTGCGGCGGCAGGCACTCCGACCACCACGGACACGATCCATCAGGGCGGCAGCGAACGGTGATCGCGGCGGCACTCGGTGTCCTGACGGCCAGCTTGCTGGGCAGCGTACACTGCGCCGCCATGTGCGGCGGTTTTGTCTGCATGTACTCCAGTGGTTCTGGCGCTGACGCGGCAACAGTGCGTGCGCACGCACTGTACAATCTTGGACGGCTCGTGTCGTATCTGGTGCTGGGCGCACTGGCTGGCGCGTTGGGCTCCGGCATCACTCGGATCGGCGCGCTCGCCGGTGTCACGCAGGCCGCCACCATCATGGCCGGCGCGCTCATGGTGGCATGGGGCATCAGCACGATTGCCGCGCAACGCGGCGTACGTCTCGGATTCGGCTCGCTCGCACTCTCGCAGCGGTGGCAACGCCTCTTGGGCGGCATGCTGCATGGCCTTCGTGGGCAACCGGTGGCTATACGCGCGGCGCTCACCGGACTGGGCACGACGCTATTGCCCTGCGGGTGGCTCTATGTGTTTGTCGCGACCGCGGGCGGCACGGGCAATGTCCGCGACGGCATGCTGGTGATGGCCGTCTTCTGGCTGGGCACGGTCCCGGCGTTGGTGACGGTTGGCCTGGGTGCGCAGCGCGTCTTCGGTCCACTCCGCCGCAAGCTGCCGACCCTTGGCGCGGTGACGGTGATGCTCATGGGGTTGCTTGCACTGAGCGGCCGATTGGGAATGGCGCCCACGACCACCATGGCGCACGACATGGCGACCCATGGCCACTGACGCGCTCCGAATGGCATCAGCATCGGCCGAGGTGGACGAACAGGCGGTGACCGAGGTCGCCTGTACGCACTGCGGGTTGCCGGTCCCCCCGGGTCTCCTCGTGGACGATGCCCCGCAACAGTTCTGCTGCTCGGGCTGCAGCGCGGTCTATGCCATCCTGCATGAACACGGGCTCGATCGATATTACGACTTCGCCGAGCGACGCGAATCACCAGTGCGCGCCAGCGGCCGGAGTTACGAGGAGTTCGATCATCCGACTTTCGGCGACCGCTATGTGCGCGTGAACGCCGACGGTTTGTCGCGCACCGAGCTGTACCTCGAGGGTGTGCATTGCGCGTCGTGCGTGTGGCTGGTGGAGCGCGTGCCGCTGGTGGTTCCAGGGGTGCTGCGTGCGGAACTGGATGTACGCCGTTCGCTGGCCGTGCTGGAGTGGGACCGCTCCACCGTGCCGCTCTCGCGCATCGCCCGCACGCTGGACAGCCTCGGGTATCCGCCGCACCCGTTTCGCGGAGTGTCACGTGACGCCATGCGTCGGCGCGAGGATCGCGCCATGCTGGTGCGCATCGGCATTGCCGGCGCCATCGCCATCAACATCATGCTGGCGGCACTGGCGCTGTACAGCGGTGAAGTGAATGGCATGGACGCGTCGTTCACCCGGTTCTTCCGGTGGATCAGTTTTGGACTGATTGTGCCGGCCTTCATCTGGCCGGGTCGCGTGTTCTTCACCGGCGCACTGGCGGCGTTGCGCACCCGATCGCTGCACATGGACCTGCCCATCGCGATTGCCCTGGCGGTGGGTCTCCTTCGCGGTGCGATCAATACCGTGACCGACACGGGGCCGATCTACTTTGACGGACTGGCCATCCTGATCTTCGCGCTGCTGGTGGGTCGCTTTCTGCAGCAGCGCGGTCAGCGCATGGCCGCCGATGCGGCAGAGTTGCTGCATGCCATCGCCCCGATGTCAGCTCGCATTGTCGACGACGCGGGCGTCCATGACATTCCGTCGGACGCGCTGCTGCCGGGCATGATTCTCGAGGTGCGCGCCGGCGAGAGCTTTGCCGCCGACGGCGCCGTTGTGGACGGACGCTCCACGGTGAATGCGGCGCTGCTGACGGGAGAATCACGCCCGGTGGCGGTGGCCGGCGGCGCGCGGGTGTTTGCCGGAACACTCAACATCGAATCGCCGTTGCGCGTGCGGGTGGAGGAAGCGGGCGAGACCAGCCGCATCGCGAAGTTGATGCAACAAGTGGAAGAGAGTGCGCGTCGACGGGCACCGGTCGTGCAACTGGCCAATCGCATGGCCGGTATCTTTGTCGCGGTTGTCCTGACCGCGGCCGCCCTCACCTGGGCCATCAAGTGGCAGCTCCACTCGGCCAGTGCACTTGATGACGCCATCGCGTTGTTGATCGTGACCTGCCCGTGTGCCCTGGCGCTGGCCACACCGCTGGCAATTACTGTGGCGGTTGGACGCGCAGCGCGGCGCGGTATGCTGATCAAGGGCGGAGACGCGTTCGAACTATTGGCCAAGCCGGCCACGCTGGTACTCGACAAGACCGGCACCATCACCGAGGGCACGACGGCGCTGGTGTCGTGGGTGGGTCCCGAATGGGTGAAGCCGTTGGTCCTGGCGCTTGAAGAAGGATCGTCGCATCCGCTGGCCGATGGCTTCCGTCGCGCGTGGACGGACGTGTCACGCGGCGAGGTGACCGAGTCGCGCCACGTGGCCGGCGGTGGGCTGGAAGGCGTGGTGGACGGCTATCGAGTGCGTGTCGGATCTCCACGATTCGTGCGGGAGGCGACCGCCGAGTGTGATGCGGTGTTGCGTGAAAGGATCGCGCTGATGGATCGCACGCTGACGCCCGTGCACATCGCCGTGAATGGCGTGGTGGTCGCCGCGGCCGGACTGGGCGACCGCGTGCGCGACGATGCACAATCATCGCTGGACCAACTGCGTGCCGCCGGCTGGCGTACCATCATGCTGAGCGGCGATGCGCCCGATGTGGTGAGCGCCGTTGGTGCGTCACTGGGGTTTGCGACGTCGGATGTGATTGGTGCCGCGTCTCCGGAAGACAAACTCGCGTTTGTCGAGCGCCTCAAGGCGACGGGGCGCGTGGTGATGGTGGGCGATGGCGTGAACGACGCGGCGGCCATTGCAGCGGCGCATGTCGGCATCGGCGTGCACGGCGGCGCGGAAGCGTGCCTGAGCACCGCCGACATCTATCTCACACGTCCTGGGCTCTCGGCGCTGGTGGAGCTTACTGACGGGGCGCGCAATACCATGCGCGTTATCCGGCGCAACATCGGTTTCTCCATTGGCTACAACCTCATTGGCGCCGGGCTGGCCGTTTTCGGTTTGCTCAATCCGTTAATCGCCGCCATTCTCATGCCCACCAGCTCGCTGATCGTCGTGCTGGGGTCGTGGTACGGAAAGTCCTTCTCCCGGAGCACCACGTGAGCGTCCTGTATATCGTCCTGCCGCTGGCGTTGGTGGTGGTGGCCGTGGCCGTGTTGGCCTTTGTGTGGTCGGCCCGCAGCGGGCAGTTCGACGACATGGACACGCCGGCGGTGCGCATGCTGCACGACGACTCGGAGTAAGGCTAGTGCGTGAGGGCGTACACGAAGTAGTTGACCCATAGTTTGTATGCTTCATTGGCCGGCACCATGTTGTACCCCTCATCCGAAAACTCAATGAGCTCGCCCACGTCGGCGTAGTTGTCAATGATGGCCAGCATTCGCTTGCTCGGATCATTGTCCTCAAAGAATCCCAGGTACTCAGGCGTGTAGCGGCCCGTCTTGCTGGGAATTTTGGCCAGATCGATCTTGAAGAAGCTGTTAAAGATCTGGTGCGCGTTGGTGAGCGGCAGCGGGCGCGCGCCGGGAAATGCGCGGCGCCATTGTTCCACCAGATTGCGGTAGTCGGGATTGGGATCGCCTTCGATATCATCGAAGATGATGAACCCCCCGTGCGAGATGTATTTGCGAAGCCCCAGCAGTTCCGCGTCGC
This sequence is a window from Gemmatimonadaceae bacterium. Protein-coding genes within it:
- a CDS encoding cbb3-type cytochrome c oxidase subunit 3; amino-acid sequence: MKLSDIMGNAGLSMYAQVALLIFFAVFIAIIIRTWAPSRRGELQEAAMLPLNDELPVVRSSAAPRAQEG
- a CDS encoding c-type cytochrome, with the protein product MASNDKKNNDPQVMEHEYDGIQEYDNPMPRWWLLTFAATVIFSIIYYFNVGPVGNGKGRIADYEADMAAFAAAHPAPTGGPSIDRLLALTKDPKEVAEGKEVFTKNCVSCHRPDGGGLIGPNLTDNYWIHGATLDSMYSTVTNGVLAKGMPPWGKILKPEDMERVVAYVVTLRGTNPANPKAPQGVLVQP
- the ccoG gene encoding cytochrome c oxidase accessory protein CcoG; this translates as MTTTAAPSAGRRVLPTMNEDGTRRWIRPKPSHGKWWNRRRAVAYALMVLFFAAPHLRFLGKPIFLMDLPRRQFTLMGYTFLPTDTLLFMLVLGSGVIGIFLLTAFFGRAWCGWACPQTVYLEYLFRPIGRWFDGGYTGSRNLDKQHAWFTPRRIAKYITFFLLSLFVSHTLLAFFVGTENLYHWVGTSPSAHPTAFFFVVVFTGIVWFNFTYFREQTCLIVCPYGRWQSALIDRQSVIVAYDYVRGEPRGHLVHDRDPKAGDCIDCGACVQTCPTGIDIRNGLQMECVHCTQCIDACDDVMKRVGKPTGLIRYSSQDAIAGKPRKLLRLRTVLYPSVLVILLGGLAAALIMKAPADVTVLRAVDAPFTEEADGRVSNQIRIKITNRRGNDQQYGLVFGGLEGTDVDKSEITVVAPENPLIVKAGATRTTSVFVLLPRKAFVNGERRITINFTDSKAYTETVNYRLLGPSNGSNR
- a CDS encoding FixH family protein; translated protein: MKPGMGWPIGIVAILSITVIANLVVMRVANNDPSFAIEPDYYKKAVAFDSTIAEERRSATLGWTATSTIVAGDSAGRPMLTVTLLDAQQRPVQGATVSVVALANIRSNDLVSATLTEVAPGRYQSLLAAHVAGQWEVRVDAVRGTDHFVASTRTDVAAAGTPTTTDTIHQGGSER
- a CDS encoding sulfite exporter TauE/SafE family protein; this translates as MIAAALGVLTASLLGSVHCAAMCGGFVCMYSSGSGADAATVRAHALYNLGRLVSYLVLGALAGALGSGITRIGALAGVTQAATIMAGALMVAWGISTIAAQRGVRLGFGSLALSQRWQRLLGGMLHGLRGQPVAIRAALTGLGTTLLPCGWLYVFVATAGGTGNVRDGMLVMAVFWLGTVPALVTVGLGAQRVFGPLRRKLPTLGAVTVMLMGLLALSGRLGMAPTTTMAHDMATHGH
- a CDS encoding heavy metal translocating P-type ATPase, which gives rise to MASASAEVDEQAVTEVACTHCGLPVPPGLLVDDAPQQFCCSGCSAVYAILHEHGLDRYYDFAERRESPVRASGRSYEEFDHPTFGDRYVRVNADGLSRTELYLEGVHCASCVWLVERVPLVVPGVLRAELDVRRSLAVLEWDRSTVPLSRIARTLDSLGYPPHPFRGVSRDAMRRREDRAMLVRIGIAGAIAINIMLAALALYSGEVNGMDASFTRFFRWISFGLIVPAFIWPGRVFFTGALAALRTRSLHMDLPIAIALAVGLLRGAINTVTDTGPIYFDGLAILIFALLVGRFLQQRGQRMAADAAELLHAIAPMSARIVDDAGVHDIPSDALLPGMILEVRAGESFAADGAVVDGRSTVNAALLTGESRPVAVAGGARVFAGTLNIESPLRVRVEEAGETSRIAKLMQQVEESARRRAPVVQLANRMAGIFVAVVLTAAALTWAIKWQLHSASALDDAIALLIVTCPCALALATPLAITVAVGRAARRGMLIKGGDAFELLAKPATLVLDKTGTITEGTTALVSWVGPEWVKPLVLALEEGSSHPLADGFRRAWTDVSRGEVTESRHVAGGGLEGVVDGYRVRVGSPRFVREATAECDAVLRERIALMDRTLTPVHIAVNGVVVAAAGLGDRVRDDAQSSLDQLRAAGWRTIMLSGDAPDVVSAVGASLGFATSDVIGAASPEDKLAFVERLKATGRVVMVGDGVNDAAAIAAAHVGIGVHGGAEACLSTADIYLTRPGLSALVELTDGARNTMRVIRRNIGFSIGYNLIGAGLAVFGLLNPLIAAILMPTSSLIVVLGSWYGKSFSRSTT
- the ccoS gene encoding cbb3-type cytochrome oxidase assembly protein CcoS, giving the protein MSVLYIVLPLALVVVAVAVLAFVWSARSGQFDDMDTPAVRMLHDDSE